A genomic segment from Coccinella septempunctata chromosome 3, icCocSept1.1, whole genome shotgun sequence encodes:
- the LOC123310547 gene encoding uncharacterized protein LOC123310547: protein MDPVGPWSAYASYNRLAGVQATSTSGELHHHSSGAPPTTTAQLLTAGGFLSPPPVGYETVFSPLFHHASGAKPSHYVTPVTQHRAQALVQAQTAVTSKPNTDGEYHQTQAFFEQGGSAAWQQNSPFGILPHESVVATTTSKTAPYENFNPHFAAQSLNHLNSQIPGGNNKTTSRAQSPQVSTATSKANVSQSNSSTFYQVPVTYSGGSESAPNNKSFTTNSNLQQSCIVSSTPTATVSKEYRVPQAPTRAYLSSPNPPSRQIEKTFPNKQNSTPVQAKSQAQNERQRNNEEQSQSSPISFSIIDSGQNRVNYSGNNASAKRPPQFPQHANYRHYQQQNTNSEQEFQRPKSGSDYNNSNGPDCNVVVPRRPSPHQAHSQASPLGHAQSPAYPMYNSPMSSISSPQQNSSNQVAPPSPLDVSVPRPNSQNNNVAYPSVITRALNTDKTYPERFDRTNQPQQANQNQNCWDERQNRKFPNNQYANSTNNVDISVRTEQPQQRTVGLNISERQQAYFDTASGHTVTLQDLSSCRGDPMSLVKNLQQQSCQVPQTEIKQEIVKQPAKRRKSNEKAAVPAPVVVNEAPGRIPPPAHSSGGNQQQQNGAYFDFDRWNLAPPTAKLFGAQAIHQQHQGLMVPHPHGHHPPPLPYFAPFHLAPPPQEFQTAVEIAPAGSYGEQSPQPSTSQFVQQEDQPKVVVPNIEEELNFLSEGPPVKQASNAPYKPVPPATKPLDKPSGPGAGFMSSYLKFLQGERDSSPPPASRTGRKQTWSRPSPTSKPISQEEAKPDSNGVPSQPLVIAPPPTPVVTRLSTQGDPQDDPRYFPLPKERKRDSFDSSDDGFSSEDDFFPKVKPQTQEKKTVIKEKPKVIKEPKEKKPKMSAEAKESRKLQKQQEALMRKQEKLKLKEEKQKEKKLKAMQKKLNASANVPRRESTKRAAKERKKSESASKEDEMEEPPEFQDSDSDPAWTPKVKDDADDDVLAKSKKKGSVKRGKTKNLITAAAEGAGIKEYDGYSSDGISPNSKKIKLGSKNKQAGPPTLEDNIAASLQNRSISLNDDNPFKPGEFVVIKADLKQEWPPIWRVDGKTLLQKYEPFEQDGSTLYRNISTYTSWSPDSKKQYMSVPVKFKSQSQLEIIVEFLKNEITIIDHEYQEKCMKLSEVYQDNFEVYIQTLISQALDNNFLTEIFQEQDDYFLSNVKTIDDITESKKNSLLALLNWPVSVQAAVCTWPCFNVIRDVNLSDGQSRNCAACNKIGIAVRVLMYGQPYNSTTLEGCQPDPNAISEKDFLMCRICASRVELMNKVIHQKYLMFIECAKRVSEKRALDPNKDTTCILNELLADENWLNQLFLEVRTCWSEVDCIEHSYKVKNNSVQ from the exons ATGGATCCAGTGGGGCCATGGTCTGCTTATGCTTCTTACAATAGACTAGCAGGAGTGCAGGCTACTTCAACCTCAGGAGAACTCCATCATCATTCTAGTGGTGCCCCCCCTACAACAACAGCCCAACTTCTTACCGCTGGTGGATTTTTATCACCTCCTCCGGTTGGATATGAAACAGTGTTCAGCCCCCTCTTTCATCATGCCTCTGGTGCAAAACCGTCCCACTATGTGACTCCAGTTACACAGCATCGAGCACAGGCTTTGGTGCAGGCGCAAACTGCTGTCACATCAAAACCGAACACCGATGGAGAGTACCATCAAACTCAAGCCTTCTTCGAACAAGGTGGTTCTGCAGCATGGCAACAAAACAGTCCTTTCGGAATCCTACCACATGAGAGTGTCGTTGCCACAACGACGAGCAAAACGGCGCCTTACGAGAATTTCAACCCACATTTTGCCGCTCAAAGTCTGAACCACTTGAATTCTCAAATACCCGGTGGTAATAACAAGACTACATCGAGAGCTCAAAGTCCTCAAGTTTCTACCGCAACTTCTAAAGCTAATGTTTCCCAATCAAACTCTTCCACTTTCTACCAAGTGCCTGTTACATATTCAGGTGGTTCTGAGAGTGCACCCAATAACAAATCATTCACAACCAATTCGAATCTGCAACAGTCTTGCATAGTTTCCTCCACCCCGACTGCGACAGTATCGAAGGAATATCGGGTACCGCAGGCTCCAACTAGGGCTTATCTGAGTTCACCTAATCCCCCGTCGagacaaattgaaaaaactttCCCTAATAAGCAGAATTCGACACCGGTGCAGGCTAAAAGTCAGGCTCAGAACGAAAGACAGAGAAACAATGAAGAACAGAGCCAATCCTCCCCGATCAGTTTTTCAATCATAGATTCTGGTCAAAACCGAGTTAATTATTCGGGAAACAATGCTTCAGCTAAGAGGCCACCGCAGTTTCCCCAACACGCTAACTACAGACATTACCAGCAGCAGAACACCAACTCGGAGCAGGAGTTTCAAAGACCCAAAAGTGGGTCAGATTACAACAATTCAAACGGTCCGGATTGCAATGTTGTCGTACCAAGGAGGCCCAGTCCCCATCAGGCTCACTCCCAAGCGTCCCCCCTAGGTCATGCTCAGAGCCCTGCATATCCTATGTATAATAGCCCCATGAGTTCCATATCCTCACCTCAGCAGAATTCGAGTAACCAAGTTGCCCCACCGTCACCCTTAGACGTTTCAGTGCCACGTCCAAACTCGCAAAATAACAACGTTGCCTACCCATCTGTCATCACCAGAGCTTTAAACACGGATAAAACGTACCCGGAGAGATTCGATCGGACCAACCAACCCCAGCAGGCCAATCAGAATCAGAACTGTTGGGACGAAAGACAGAACCGTAAATTTCCCAACAACCAATACGCAAACTCCACCAATAATGTAGACATCTCCGTTAGGACCGAACAACCTCAGCAAAGGACAGTCGGTTTGAATATAAGCGAAAGGCAGCAAGCTTACTTTGATACTGCCAGCGGTCACACGGTCACCCTTCAAGATTTGTCGAGTTGTCGTGGAGATCCGATGAGTTTGGTTAAGAATTTGCAGCAGCAGAGTTGTCAGGTGCCGCAGACGGAGATAAAACAGGAAATTGTTAAGCAACCGGCTAAAAGAAGAAAAAGTAACGAGAAGGCTGCTGTTCCAGCTCCAGTGGTGGTTAACGAGGCTCCAG gcAGAATACCGCCCCCTGCGCACAGTTCGGGGGGCAACCAGCAACAGCAAAACGGCGCCTACTTCGATTTCGACCGATGGAATTTGGCGCCGCCCACGGCGAAACTCTTCGGCGCCCAGGCGATCCACCAGCAACATCAAGGTCTCATGGTGCCCCATCCGCATGGCCATCACCCCCCTCCATTGCCCTACTTCGCCCCCTTTCACCTTGCTCCGCCACCTCAAGAGTTTCAGACGGCTGTTGAGATAGCCCCCGCCGGCTCTTACGGGGAGCAATCTCCCCAACCATCGACCTCCCAATTTGTACAGCAAGAGGACCAGCCGAAGGTGGTCGTTCCTAACATCGAAGAAGAACTTAATTTCCTGTCGGAAG GTCCGCCAGTTAAGCAGGCGTCGAACGCGCCTTACAAACCGGTGCCGCCCGCAACGAAGCCCCTGGATAAGCCTTCGGGCCCGGGCGCGGGTTTCATGAGTAGCTACTTAAAATTCCTGCAGGGGGAAAGGGATTCCTCCCCGCCTCCCGCCTCGAGGACGGGGCGTAAACAAACGTGGTCCCGCCCCAGTCCCACCTCCAAGCCTATAAGTCAAGAAGAGGCGAAACCGGATAGCAACGGCGTTCCTTCTCAACCCCTCGTCATAGCCCCGCCCCCAACGCCCGTCGTCACGCGTTTATCTACTCAGGGCGATCCTCAGGACGATCCTCGCTACTTCCCCCTGCCGAAGGAGCGGAAACGCGACAGTTTCGACAGTTCCGACGACGGTTTCAGTTCGGAGGACGATTTTTTCCCCAAGGTCAAGCCGCAGACGCAGGAGAAGAAGACTGTTATCAAGGAGAAGCCGAAAGTGATCAAGGAGCCGAAGGAGAAGAAACCGAAGATGTCTGCCGAGGCGAAGGAGTCGCGGAAACTGCAGAAGCAACAAGAGGCCTTAATGAGAAAGCAGGAGAAGTTGAAGTTGAAAGAGGAGAAACAGAAGGAGAAGAAGTTGAAGGCTATGCAAAAAA AATTGAATGCCAGTGCTAACGTTCCCCGTAGAGAGTCCACTAAAAGGGCAGCTAAAGAAAGAAAGAAGAGTGAATCGGCTAGTAAAGAAGACGAAATGGAGGAACCGCCAGAATTCCAAGATTCAGATTCAGACCCAGCTTGGACGCCGAAAGTGAAAGATGATGCCGACGACGATGTGCTGGCAAAATCTAAAAAGAAAG GATCCGTTAAAAGGGGTAAGACGAAAAATTTGATCACTGCTGCTGCTGAAGGGGCTGGCATCAAAGAATATGATGGCTACTCCAGTGATGGCATATCaccaaattctaaaaaaatcaaACTAG GTTCTAAGAACAAACAAGCTGGCCCTCCAACTTTAGAAGATAACATAGCCGCTTCTCTTCAAAATAGGAGTATATCATTGAACGATGATAATCCATTTAAG CCAGGTGAATTTGTCGTCATCAAAGCCGATCTGAAACAAGAATGGCCCCCCATATGGAGAGTGGATGGTAAAACTTTATTACAGAAATATGAGCCTTTTGAGCAAGATGGAAGTACACTATATAGGAATATATCCACG tATACATCTTGGTCCCCAGATAGTAAGAAGCAATACATGTCAGTGCCAGTTAAGTTTAAGTCGCAAAGTCAACTTGAAATTATTGTTGAGTTTCTCAAGAACGAAATAACCATAATCGACCACGAGTACCAGGAGAAGTGCATGAAATTGAGTGAGGTGTATCAGGACAATTTCGAAGTTTATATACAGACGTTAATATCGCAAGCCTTGGATAATAATTTTTTGACGGAAATTTTTCAAGAGCAAG ACGATTATTTTTTATCTAATGTGAAGACAATAGATGACATTACGGAGAGTAAAAAGAACAGTCTCTTAGCCTTACTGAATTGGCCTGTGAGTGTTCAAGCAGCAGTTTGCACATGGCCTTGTTTTAATGTTATAAGAGATGTGAACCTAAGCGATGGTCAATCTAGGAATTGTGCAGCTTGCAATAAGATCGGAATAGCCGTGAGGGTGCTCATGTACGGCCAGCCTTACAATTCAACTACGTTGGAAGGCTGCCAGCCTGATCCCAATGCCATAAGTGAAAAA gacttCCTCATGTGTAGGATATGTGCTAGTAGGGTTGAACTGATGAATAAGGTCATTCATCAAAAGTATTTAATGTTTATAGAATGTGCTAAACGAGTTAGTGAAAAAAGAGCTTTGGACCCTAATAAAGACACCACATGTATTTTGAACGAATTGTTAGCGGATGAAAATTGGCTAAATCAG ttgTTTTTGGAAGTGAGAACTTGTTGGTCGGAAGTGGACTGTATAGAACACAGTTATAAAGTGAAAAATAATTCTGTGCAGTGA
- the LOC123310548 gene encoding caprin homolog, translated as MPSAANVKTDKHSSPDGSGAPENSGSLTPLRQAITIIEHKIRNLEKRKSKLESYRDLQNAGKELNSDQKIAVAKYDEVVQTLEFARDLCKQFLGIASNSEKEAKKQAKKEAQQKSQAELARLREILLVQDALNQMGNEAVRDDFLHGRNGAAQLNESDLQLLDDIYPAVTPKHESGNPTAFTNEVQAAAEHLLAVVDGKPKEVFGGTYSQVKEILGKIHESGYFDQAPDYVEPAVIEGDEGVYVQEEQEQFIETEQQHNLQETVPDNLMPIPSQPPHEPLNMDQPIPPEQMFYQQQPPNQPPIPLQRPIAEMLNTGTFFFLQDSEIDNTPLEQIPSQTYTNQNYVNPPPPPIPLPTQYHPLGNNLPPQLQQQQPTAISNNGLEDPNMNSPQADSLKQLPNMTGNRPPRNNYYQQQNSNNGNYNNRPRQNRNNGMPRQGNNRNN; from the exons ATGCCTTCAGCGGCAAACGTCAAAACTGACAAGCATTCTAGCCCCGATGGTAGTGGTGCTCCGGAAAATTCGGGTTCCCTTACACCTTTGAGGCAAGCTATTACCATTATAGAACACAAAATTAGAAATTTGGAAAAGAGAAAG tCCAAATTAGAATCTTACCGAGATTTGCAAAATGCTGgaaaggaattgaattctgatcAAAAGATTGCTGTTGCCAAATATGACGAAGTGGTGCAGACCTTGGAATTCGCCAGGGATCTATGCAAACAGTTCCTCGGAATTGCGAGTAATTCAGAAAAAGAAGCCAAGAAACAGGCGAAAAAGGAGGCTCAACAAAAAAGTCAGGCCGAACTTGCGAGGTTGAGGGAAATCCTTCTGGTGCAAGACGCTCTAAATCAAATGGGAAATGAGGCTGTACGGGACGATTTCCTACATGGGAGGAATGGAGCTGCCCAATTGAATGAGAGTGATCTTCa GTTATTGGATGACATATACCCTGCTGTTACCCCAAAACATGAAAGTGGGAACCCCACAGCATTCACCAACGAAGTTCAGGCAGCCGCTGAGCATCTTTTAGCAGTTGTTGATGGCAAACCAAAAGAAGTGTTCGGAGGTACCTACAGCCAAGTTAAGGAAATTCTTGGAAAAATTCACGAAAGTGGCTATTTCGATCAAGCTCCA GATTATGTGGAACCAGCTGTGATCGAGGGGGATGAGGGAGTTTACGTACAGGAAGAACAGGAACAATTCATTGAAACTGAACAGCAACACAATTTACAAGAAACCGTTCCTGATAACCTGATGCCAATACCGTCCCAACCACCGCATGAACCCCTCAACATGGATCAGCCTATTCCGCCGGAACAGATGTTCTACCAACAGCAGCCGCCTAACCAGCCCCCGATTCCTCTGCAGAGGCCTATCGCTGAGATGTTGAATACTGGAACATTCTTCTTCCTTCAG GATTCGGAAATCGACAATACCCCCCTAGAACAGATTCCTAGTCAGACGTACACGAATCAGAACTACGTAAATCCTCCACCCCCACCAATTCCGTTACCCACGCAATACCACCCGCTAGGCAACAATCTGCCGCCTCAGCTGCAACAGCAACAGCCTACCGCGATCTCCAACAACGGCTTAGAAGACCCCAACATGAACAGCCCGCAGGCCGATTCGTTGAAACAGCTACCGAACATGACGGGGAACAGGCCGCCAAGGAATAACTACTACCAACAGCAGAACAGCAACAACGGCAACTACAACAACAGGCCGAGGCAAAACCGTAACAACGGCATGCCCAGGCAGGGAAACAATAGGAATAATTGA
- the LOC123310214 gene encoding translation initiation factor eIF-2B subunit epsilon, whose protein sequence is MSKKNPCILQAVVFTDTFNDEFYPLTQDLPSTLIPLMDKPILSHTLEALQAGGVQEVFLFCKSGISAIQEFIRKAQEEKVLWSFLKIELIRSESCRTLGDCLRDLDGRGLIRGDFVLVEPGAIANIDLLPIFRKHKEITRNDKGACLTMICMKTGIEQNMECEADDCMYVTSPEGKLVYYKTYFNAADRKTSVPMDIILKYDRLSWHRGQRDIHISICSEKFLPLFSDNFDFETKEEFIKNLLMNEDVMDCSMYVHEISGVSYGGAIINWQNYQSISFELFDMSIKKSSSGYKEVNSKDSKLRSIVGPNTRIPSSAKVSRCIIGENVTIGKNVCLEDAIVFSNSKLGDNVKVRLSVIGSNCTIMNNCEILNNCVLGNNVQISEKTIVDKCLIQATPPEFCDEKDILGDHAYIASIERSDIPEMKTTEKVQQTLQELSEYVETDSEDDESSGQSPEEDTDLFLNEVVESLTRGLEDDVNCENLIFEINGSRYAYHIPLEEVNFFVIKGILKIFSQKTSEIKFLAKILSKFKMILKNYIRNEASMKDCLAAVEDQAVSSGEEDKDWVLFILKWFYQNDILSEDAILNWGKALHPEEKLYIKIHPFLKWLEEADEESSEDED, encoded by the exons ATGAGTAAAAAAAACCCATGTATATTACAAGCTGTCGTATTTACAGATACTTTTAACGATGAGTTTTATCCATTAACCCAAGATTTACCCTCC ACTCTCATACCACTTATGGATAAGCCCATTCTAAGTCACACATTGGAAGCTCTACAAGCAGGTGGGGTGCAAGAAGTATTTCTTTTCTGCAAGTCTGGTATCAGTGCAATTCAAGAATTCATAag GAAAGCTCAAGAAGAGAAAGTATTATGGTCTTTCCTCAAGATAGAGCTCATTAGATCTGAGAGCTGTCGAACCCTTGGAGATTGTCTCAGAGATTTAGATGGAAGAGGTTTAATTAGAGGTGACTTTGTTCTTGTTGAACCAGGAGCTATAGCAAATATTGACCTCCTTCCAATTTTCAGGAAGCATAA AGAAATAACAAGAAATGACAAAGGAGCATGTTTAACAATGATTTGTATGAAGACAGGAATAGAACAAAATATGGAATGTGAAGCAGATGATTGCATGTATGTTACAAGTCCAGAGGGTAAATTAGTGTATTATAAAACTTATTTTAATGCAGCAGATAGGAAGACGAGTGTTCCAATG gACATTATCTTAAAATATGACCGACTCAGTTGGCATCGTGGCCAGAGAGATATTCATATATCCATATGTTCAGAGAAATTTCTACCTCTTTTCTcagacaatttcgatttcgaaacaAAGGAAGAGTTTATTAAAAACTTATTGATGAACGAAGATGTGATGGATTGTTCCATGTATGTACATGAAATAAGTGGAGTATCTTACGGAGGCGCTATAATAAACTGGCAAAACTATCAGTCCATAAG tttcGAATTATTTGACATGAGCATAAAAAAATCTTCTAGTGG ATATAAAGAAGTAAATTCAAAAGATTCCAAACTTAGATCTATCGTTGGTCCAAATACTAGAATTCCCAGTTCTGCTAAGGTTTCAAGGTGTATTATTGGGGAAAATGTAACTATTGGAAAGAATGTGTGTTTAGAGGATGCTATAGTTTTTTCAAACTCTAAACTTGGTGATAATGTGAAAGTTAGGTTAAGTGTCATCGGATCAAATTGTACTATAATGAACAATtgtgaaattttgaataattgtGTGTTAGGTAATAATGTACAAATTAGTGAAAAAACAATAGTGGATAAGTGTTTGATTCAAGCTACTCCGCCGGAATTCT GTGATGAAAAGGATATTTTAGGAGATCATGCATACATAGCATCTATCGAAAGAAGTGATATTCCAGAAATGAAGACTACTGAAAAAGTGCAGCAAACACTACAAGAACTCTCAGAGTATGTTGAAACGGACTCTGAAGACGATGAGTCCTCTGGGCAATCTCCAGAAGAGGATACAGATC tttttctaaATGAAGTTGTTGAAAGTTTGACGAGAGGTCTTGAAGACGATGTTAACtgtgaaaacttaatttttgaaataaatggcTCTAGATATGCTTATCACATACCACTCGAAGAG GTGAACTTCTTCGTAATAAAAGgtattctgaaaatattttcacaaaagACGTCCGAGATCAAATTTTTAGCAAAAATTTTGTCAAAGTTCAAGATGATCCTTAAAAATTATATTCGTAATGAAGCATCAATGAAGGATTGTTTAGCGGCAGTAGAG GATCAAGCAGTTAGTAGCGGAGAGGAAGATAAGGACTGGGTTTTGTTCATTCTGAAATGGTTTTATCAAAATGATATATTATCGGAAGATGCAATTCTGAACTGGGGTAAAGCTCTACATCCAGAGGAGAAATTATATATTAAAATACACCCGTTCTTGAAATGGTTAGAAGAAGCAGATGAGGAAtcgtctgaagatgaagattga
- the LOC123310215 gene encoding syntaxin-5: MLPRRRRVGSENEPLILGGPTPWSQQSSFTSGGYPNNVTDDFSLEDTVEPEPVMAARDRTGEFVNTVQTLQGRNIVRAVSAQDPKKSKAIQSHSEFMLVAKNVGRNITSTYAKLEKLTLLAKRKSLFDDKSSEIQELTYMIKGDLNSLNQQIAQLQEVSKRQRHQSNGKHLQSHSSNVVLALQSKLASMSTHFKQVLEVRTENLKHQKSRREQFSQGGLPPPSGPTQGSLLLQEENQVSINLENTALVPQQRTQLQAALMYDETDNYLQNRAETMQYIESTIVEIGGIFQQLAHMVKEQEETVERIDSNVADAELNIEAAHAQIVRYFHSVSSNRWLMIKIFGVLIMFFIFFVVFLA, encoded by the exons ATGCTACCTAGAAGGAGGCGTGTTGGCTCTGAAAATGAGCCCCTCATTCTAGGAGGTCCAACTCCTTGGAGTCAACAAAGCAGTTTCACTTCGGGTGGATACCCCAATAATGTGACCGACGATTTTTCCTTAGAAGATACCGTTGAACCAGAACCAGTTATGGCTGCAAGAGATAGAACCGGAGAATTTGTGAATACTGTCCAAACGTTGCAGGGAAGGAACATAGTTAGGGCAGTATCGGCACAAgatccaaaaaaatcaaaagcAATACAAAGCCATTCTGAGTTTATGTTGGTTGCTAAAAATGTCGGAAGGAATATAACAAGCACATAcgcaaaattagaaaaattaacATTAT TGGCTAAAAGGAAATCTTTATTTGATGATAAATCTTCAGAAATTCAGGAATTGACATATATGATTAAGGGAGATTTGAATAGCTTGAATCAGCAGATTGCTCAGCTGCAAGAAGTCTCGAAAAGACAAAGACACCAATCTAACGGGAAACATCTACAATCCCATTCCAGTAATGTAGTATTAGCTTTACAGTCTAAATTAGCTAGCATGTCGACACATTTCAAAcaggttcttgaggtcagaacTGAAAATCTAAAACACCAAAAAAGTAGGAGAGAGCAGTTTTCCCAAGGGGGTCTTCCACCTCCTAGTGGACCCACTCAAG gTAGCTTATTACTACAAGAGGAGAATCAAGTCAGTATCAACTTGGAAAACACAGCTCTGGTACCTCAACAACGAACTCAGTTACAAGCAGCCTTGATGTACGATGAAACAGATAATTATTTGCAGAACAGAGCTGAAACCATGCAATATATTGAATCAACGATAGTAGAAATAGGtggaatttttcaacagttagCGCACATGGTTAAAGAGCAAGAGGAAACGGTCGAAAGAATCGACTCCAATGTGGCTGATGCGGAACTGAATATTGAAGCGGCCCATGCGCAGATTGTTCGGTATTTCCACTCTGTAAGTTCTAATAGGTGGTTGATGATTAAAATATTCGGAGTACTGATTatgttcttcattttctttgttGTATTTTTAGCATAA
- the LOC123310216 gene encoding 40S ribosomal protein S5-like has translation MVDEFDDVQDNVGGLQIAELPEIKLFGKWVCEDVQVNDISLQDYIAVKEKNAKYLPHSAGRYAAKRFRKAQCPIVERLTNSLMMHGRNNGKKLMAVRIVKHTFEIIHLLTGENPLQVLVSAIINSGPREDSTRIGRAGTVRRQAVDVSPLRRVNQALWLLCTGAREAAFRNIKSIAECLADELINAAKGSSNSYAIKKKDELERVAKSNR, from the exons ATGGTTGATGAATTTGATGATGTTCAAGATAACGTAGGAGGTCTGCAAATTGCGGAACTACCTGAGATCAAGTTATTTGGAAAATGGGTGTGCGAAGATGTCCAAGTCAATGATATCTCATTGCAG GATTACATTGCAGTCAAGGAGAAGAATGCTAAGTATCTCCCTCACTCAGCTGGAAGATATGCCGCTAAACGTTTTAGGAAAGCACAATGTCCTATTGTTGAAAGGTTGACGAATTCCCTCATGATGCATGGTAGAAATAATGGAAAGAAATTGATGGCAGTTAGGATAGTGAAACACACATTTGAGATTATTCATCTCTTGACTGGTGAAAATCCTTTGCAG GTTCTGGTTTCGGCCATCATCAATTCTGGACCAAGGGAAGACTCAACCCGTATTGGTAGAGCTGGTACAGTAAGGAGACAGGCTGTGGATGTGTCTCCTTTAAGGAGAGTGAACCAGGCTCTGTGGTTACTCTGCACCGGTGCCAGAGAGGCTGCATTCAGAAATATCAAATCAATTGCTGAATGTCTGGCTGATGAGCTCATCAACGCTGCAAAG GGATCGTCAAATTCTTACGCCATCAAGAAGAAGGATGAATTAGAGAGAGTAGCCAAATCTAACCGTTAA
- the LOC123310213 gene encoding protein sly1 homolog: MSSIRQKQITAIKQMLNFNQPQMKLTPSEPVWKVLIYDKTGQDIISPLISVKELRELGVTLFVQLHSDRDPIPEVPAIYFCAPTDENLTRISQDFQRGVYDIYHLNFISPISRQKLEDLASAAIASNSVANIQKVYDQYLNFISLEDDMCILRHQKSDHLSYYAINKGDIKDTEMDNIIDSIVESLFSVFVTSGSVPIIRSPKGNAAEQVSQKLNQKLRENLFGVRNDLFHTDTQAGNFNFQRPLLIILDRNIDMATPLHHTWTYQALAHDLLSMSLNRVILEESTPSGGVRAKNKSCELDSNDKFWMTHKGSPFPTVAEAIQEELEQYKSSEEEVKKLKSSMGIDSENDIALSLVTDNTAKITSAVNSLPQLLEKKRLIDMHTSLATAILNSIKQRKLDTFFELEEKIMSKTQGVDKQVLDLISDPEAGTPDDKLRLFIIYYICSTHISESEMNRFENALVEAGCDLSALKYIKVMKSFTKLSAGPNQYEGAGTKTVNMFSKLVSQGSNFVMEGVKNLVVKRHNLPVTRIVDNLMEFKNSQELDEYLYLDPKQLKSAKTPKNRASFQDAFVFIIGGGNYIEYQNLVDYAKQKTTAGNTKRITYGASTLNNANQFLKQLNLLGQDLMTNKFQ, from the exons atgagTTCGATTCGCCAAAAACAAATAA CTGCTATTaagcaaatgttgaatttcaatcaacCCCAAATGAAATTAACACCTTCTGAGCCTGTCTGGAAGGTTTTAATTTATGACAAGACTGGTCAAGACATAATATCCCCCTTGATTTCAGTAAAAGAGTTGAGAGAACTTGGAGTTACACTATTTGT GCAATTACACTCTGATCGAGATCCTATCCCAGAAGTCCCCGCTATATACTTTTGTGCCCccacagatgaaaatctgacaagAATTAGTCAGGACTTTCAGAGGGGCGTTTACGACATATACCACCTAAATTTTATTTCACCCATTTCGAGACAAAAATTGGAAGATTTAGCGTCAGCTGCCATAGCTTCAAACAGTGTAGCAAATATTCAAAAG GTATACGAccaatatttgaattttatatctCTAGAAGATGATATGTGTATATTAAGGCATCAAAAAAGTGATCATCTATCTTATTATG CTATCAATAAGGGAGATATAAAGGATACTGAAATGGACAATATAATAGATAGTATAGTAGAGAGCCTTTTTTCAGTATTTGTTACATCAG GTAGTGTTCCCATTATAAGAAGTCCAAAGGGTAATGCTGCTGAACAAGTTTCCCAAAAGTTGAACCAGAAATTGAGGGAAAATCTTTTTGGAGTCAGAAATGATCTTTTTCATACGGATACTCAGgcaggaaatttcaattttcagagACCACTCTTGATCATTTTAGATAGAAACATTGATATGGCAACTCCCTTACATCATACTTGGACTTATCAAGCTTTAGCACACGATCTACTGTCGATGTCTCTGAATAGAGTTATTTTAGAGGAGAGCACACCATCAGGAG GAGTTAGAGCCAAAAACAAATCATGTGAACTGGATTCTAATGATAAATTTTGGATGACACACAAAGGATCGCCTTTTCCCACTGTTGCTGAAGCAATCCAAGAGGAATTGGAACAGTACAAGTCCTCAGAAGAAGAAGTTAAAAAACTCAAATCGTCCATGGGCATAGATTCTGAAAACGATATTGCATTGTCTCTAGTAACCGATAACACAGCAAAAATCACATCGGCCGTCAATTCCTTGCCGCAACTTCTAGAAAAAAAGAGATTGATAGATATGCACACATCTCTAGCCACAG CTATTTTGAACTCGATAAAACAgaggaaattggataccttctTCGAATTGGAGGAAAAAATTATGTCAAAGACCCAGGGGGTTGATAAGCAAGTGCTAGATTTGATTTCTGACCCTGAAGCTGGAACTCCTGATGATAAATTGAGATTGTTCATTATTTATTACATTTGTTCAACACATATATCGGAGTCGGAAATGAACCGATTTGAGAATGCGTTAGTTGAAGCTGGTTGTGATTTATCCGCTCTAAAATACATTAAAGTGATGAA GAGTTTTACCAAGTTATCAGCTGGTCCTAATCAATATGAAGGAGCTGGAACGAAAACGGTCAACATGTTTTCCAAATTGGTATCGCAAGGGTCCAACTTTGTGATGGAAGGAGTAAAAAATTTAGTTGTCAAGAGACAC AACTTACCTGTTACAAGAATTGTGGATAATTTGATGGAATTCAAAAATAGCCAAGAATTGGACGAGTATCTTTATTTAGATCCGAAGCAGTTGAAATCGGCTAAAACTCCTAAAAATCGGGCATCCTTTCAGGATGCTTTTGTTTTCATAATAGGTGGAGGAAATTACATAGAATATCAAAATCTTGTTGATTATGCTAAG CAAAAAACTACAGCTGGAAATACCAAAAGGATAACATATGGTGCTTCGACATTAAACAAtgccaatcagtttttgaaGCAACTAAATTTATTAGGGCAGGACCTTATGAcaaacaaatttcaataa